Proteins encoded in a region of the Phacochoerus africanus isolate WHEZ1 chromosome 8, ROS_Pafr_v1, whole genome shotgun sequence genome:
- the HES3 gene encoding transcription factor HES-3, translated as MEKKRRARINVSLEQLKALLEKHYSHQIRKRKLEKADILELSVKYVKSLQNSVQGLWPVPSGAEYPSGFRGCLPGVSQLQRRREEGGGSPRCPLVHERAGGSTMDSASPGPEEPAPRGPCAPVVWAPDPAAGGSRSPPPRLFGGLPGPQSASRRFAESPGSGLRLWRPW; from the exons ATGGAGAAGAAGCGACGGGCGCGCATTAATGTGTCTCTGGAGCAGCTCAAAGCATTGCTAGAGAAACACTACTCACACCAG ATCCGGAAACGCAAGCTGGAGAAGGCGGACATACTGGAGCTGAGCGTCAAGTACGTGAAAAGCCTTCAGAACTCCGTGCAAG GGCTCTGGCCGGTCCCCAGCGGAGCCGAGTACCCGTCGGGCTTCCGCGGCTGTCTGCCAGGCGTCAGCCAACTTCAGCGGCGCAGAGAGGAGGGCGGCGGCAGCCCGCGCTGCCCCCTGGTGCACGAGCGGGCGGGTGGCAGCACCATGGACAGCGCCAGCCCCGGGCCCGAGGAGCCTGCGCCGCGCGGCCCCTGCGCCCCGGTCGTTTGGGCCCCTGACCCGGCCGCGGGCGGATCCCGGTCCCCGCCACCCCGGCTCTTTGGAGGTCTCCCCGGCCCGCAGTCGGCGTCTCGCCGCTTCGCCGAGAGCCCGGGGTCCGGGCTGCGCTTGTGGCGGCCCTGGTGA
- the GPR153 gene encoding probable G-protein coupled receptor 153 yields the protein MSQSPASSVCTMSDERRLPGSAVGWLACGGLSLLANAWGILSVGAKQKKWKPLEFLLCTLAATHMLNVAVPIATYAVVQLRRQRPDYEWNEGLCKVFVSTFYTLTLATCFSVTSLSYHRMWMVRWPVNYRLSNAKKQAVHTVMGIWMVSFVLSALPAVGWHDTSERFYTHGCRFIVAEIGLGFGVCFLLLVGGSVAMGVVCTAITLFQTLAGQVGRRADRRAFTVPTIVVEDAQGKRRSSIDGSEPAKTSLQITGLVATIVLIYDCLMGFPVLVVSFSSLRADASAPWMALCVLWCSVTQALLLPVFLWACDRYRADLRAVWEKCLALLANEEDSDEDTSLEGGISPDLVLERAGDYSCGGDFVALDRMAKYELSALEGGLPQFCPLRPLQEDKMQYLQVPPTRRFSHDDADVWAAVPLPSFLPRWGSGEDLAALVLPGGPDRRRGSLLAFAEDAPPFRPRRRSAESLLSLLPPAAAEGPRRAPGSPPGSPRRRPGPGIRCASASLLPDAFALTAFQREPQALRRPRAPPRPFPARAPTPDGAEPGGDAAPPGGGGAQGSPGPRQAAPVHAHSGTLRTGLSASWGEPEGLRAAGGGGSTSSFLSSPSESSGYVTLHSDSLGSAS from the exons ATGTCCCAGTCGCCGGCCAGCTCCGTCTGCACCATGAGTGATGAGCGGCGGCTGCCTGGCAGTGCGGTGGGCTGGCTGGCATGTGGAGGCCTCTCCCTGCTGGCCAATGCCTGGGGCATCCTCAGCGTGGGTGCCAAGCAGAAGAAGTGGaagcccctggagttcctgctgtgcacgCTCGCGGCCACCCACATGCTCAACGTGGCCGTGCCCATCGCCACCTACGCGGTGGTGCAGCTGCGGCGCCAGCGCCCCGACTACGAGTGGAACGAGGGCCTCTGCAAGGTCTTTGTCTCCACTTTCTACACCCTCACCCTGGCCACCTGCTTCTCTGTCACCTCCCTCTCCTACCACCGCATGTGGATGGTCCGCTGGCCCGTCAACTACCG gctgagcAATGCCAAGAAGCAGGCGGTGCATACGGTCATGGGCATCTGGATGGTGTCCTTCGTCCTGTCGGCCCTGCCGGCCGTCGGCTGGCACGACACGAGCGAGCGCTTCTATACCCACGGCTGCCGCTTCATCGTGGCTGAGATCGGCCTGGGCTTCGGCGTCTGCTTCCTGCTGCTGGTGGGCGGCAGTGTGGCCATGGGCGTGGTCTGCACGGCCATCACCCTCTTCCAGACGCTGGCCGGGCAGGTGGGGCGCCGGGCGGACCGCCGCGCCTTCACCGTGCCCACCATCGTGGTGGAGGACGCCCAGGGCAAGCGCCGCTCCTCCATCGACGGCTCCGAGCCCGCCAAAACCTCACTGCAGATCACGGGCCTGGTGGCCACCATTGTCCTCATTTACGACTGCCTCATGGGCTTTCCCGTGCTG GTGGTGAGCTTCAGCAGCCTGCGGGCAGACGCCTCGGCGCCCTGGATGGCACTGTGTGTGCTGTGGTGCTCGGTGAcccaggccctgctgctgccCGTATTCCTCTGGGCCTGCGACCGCTACCGCGCTGACCTCAGGGCCGTCTGGGAGAAGTGCCTGGCCCTCCTGGCCAACGAAGAGGACTCCGATGAAG ATACCAGCCTGGAAGGCGGCATCTCCCCAGACCTAGTGTTGGAGCGCGCTGGTGACTACAGCTGTGGGGGTGACTTTGTAGCCCTGGACAGGATGGCCAAGTATGAGCTCTCTGCCCTGGAGGGCGGCCTGCCCCAGTTCTGCCCTCTGCGGCCCTTGCAGGAGGACAAGATGCAGTACCTGCAG GTCCCGCCCACGCGACGCTTCTCCCACGACGACGCGGACGTGTGGGCCGCCGTCCCGCTGCCCTCGTTCCTGCCGCGCTGGGGCTCCGGCGAGGATCTGGCCGCCCTGGTGCTGCCCGGAGGGCCAGACCGGCGCCGTGGCAGCCTGCTGGCCTTCGCAGAGGATGCGCCCCCCTTCCGCCCGCGCCGTCGCTCGGCGGAGAGCCTGCTGTCGCTGCTCCCTCCGGCCGCGGCCGAAGGCCCCCGCCGGGCCCCCGGCTCGCCCCCCGGCAGCCCGCGCCGCCGCCCCGGGCCCGGCATCCGCTGCGCCTCGGCCTCGCTGCTGCCCGACGCCTTCGCGCTGACCGCCTTCCAGCGGGAGCCGCAGGCCCTTCGCCGCCCgcgcgccccgccccggcccttCCCGGCCCGCGCGCCCACCCCCGACGGCGCGGAGCCCGGCGGGGACGCGGCGCCCCCTGGCGGCGGTGGCGCTCAAGGGAGCCCCGGGCCGCGCCAGGCGGCGCCCGTGCACGCGCATTCGGGGACCCTGCGGACCGGCCTGAGCGCGTCGTGGGGCGAGCCTGAGGGCCTCCGCgcggccggcggcggcggcagcaccAGCAGCTTCCTGAGCTCGCCCTCCGAGTCGTCGGGCTACGTCACGCTGCATTCGGACTCGCTGGGCTCGGCGTCCTAG